A genomic segment from Aegilops tauschii subsp. strangulata cultivar AL8/78 chromosome 1, Aet v6.0, whole genome shotgun sequence encodes:
- the LOC109756393 gene encoding SUN domain-containing protein 1, whose protein sequence is MASTAAVPAANTNGNHALSVDSHSSQDVRWRTVVVAKKKPTPELLTEGGVNGVSDDKVSSKKDIGHTSRGESVIDKPKYSSKARKDAFPPAPSAEHRKRSTTKHEKAKWETALSVLMKLCLLFTAFAWMGQVLWGWQSGDLSFTALDMESRLSKVEVFKKTTRMLQVQLDILDKKLGDELGKAKRDITKQFDDKGKKLETKINTLEGKADILDKSLAELRDMGFISKKEFNEILTRLKRKKGLDGTGSDITLDDVRVFAKEIVEMEIARHAADGLGMVDYALGSGGGKVVKHSGAFKKAKSILPRRSESHKMLEPSFGQPGECFALEGSAGFVEIKLRTGIIPEAVTLEHVDKSVAFDRSSAPKDFQVSGWYQGADDDSDKHPRTPTSLGEFTYDLEKSNAQTFQLDRTTADASVVNMVRLDFSSNHGQPELTCIYRFRVHGSEPGSTGTAAS, encoded by the exons ATGGCTTCAACTGCTGCTGTACCGGCCGCAAATACAAATGGGAACCATGCACTAAGTGTGGATTCACATTCCAGCCAAGATGTTAGGTGGCGAACAGTTGTTGTTGCAAAGAAAAAACCTACACCTGAGCTTCTTACTGAAGGTGGAGTTAATGGGGTCTCAGATGATAAGGTTTCTAGCAAGAAggatattggtcatacaagccgTGGAGAGTCAGTTATCGACAAACCAAAATATTCGTCTAAGGCAAGAAAAGATGCATTTCCTCCGGCACCTTCTGCTGAACATCGAAAGAGAAGTACCACTAAACATGAAAAGGCCAAGTGGGAAACTGCACTAAGTGTGCTGATGAAGCTTTGCCTTCTTTTTACGGCTTTTGCTTGGATGGGGCAGGTGTTATGGGGATGGCAAAGTGGGGATTTATCATTTACAGCACTTGATATGGAGAGCAGACTATCCAAGGTAGAGGTGTTCAAGAAGACGACTAGGATGCTCCAGGTACAACTGGACATTTTAGATAAGAAGCTAGGAGATGAGCTTGGCAAAGCAAAAAGGGACATCACAAAGCAATTTGATGACAAGGGCAAGAAGTTAGAGACAAAGATAAATACATTGGAAGGCAAGGCTGACATATTAGATAAGTCACTTGCTGAACTGAGAGACATGGGTTTTATCTCTAAGAAAGAATTCAATGAGATTCTGACTCGGTTGAAGAGAAAGAAGGGTTTGGATGGCACTGGCAGTGATATAACCTTAGACGATGTGAGAGTATTTGCCAAAGAGATAGTGGAGATGGAGATAGCAAGGCATGCAGCAGATGGTCTTGGGATGGTGGATTATGCATTAGGGTCTGGTGGTGGCAAAGTGGTTAAGCATTCGGGAGCTTTCAAGAAAGCCAAGAGCATTCTTCCTCGTCGTAGTGAAAGTCACAAAATGCTGGAGCCAAGTTTTGGGCAGCCAGGAGAATGTTTTGCACTGGAAGGAAGTGCTGGATTTGTGGAAATCAAGCTCAGGACAGGAATTATTCCTGAGGCAGTCACTCTAGAGCATGTCGACAAG AGTGTGGCCTTCGACCGGTCCAGCGCTCCCAAGGATTTCCAGGTCAGCGGGTGGTACCAAGGAGCAGACGACGATTCAGACAAGCATCCACGAACGCCGACAAGCCTAGGAGAGTTCACTTACGACCTCGAGAAGAGCAACGCCCAGACCTTCCAGCTAGACAGAACCACCGCTGACGCGTCGGTGGTCAACATGGTTCGGCTCGACTTCTCCTCGAACCACGGACAGCCTGAGCTGACGTGCATCTACCGCTTCAGGGTGCATGGCAGCGAGCCTGGCTCTACCGGCACCGCGGCATCGTGA